A single window of Pyxicephalus adspersus chromosome 10, UCB_Pads_2.0, whole genome shotgun sequence DNA harbors:
- the LOC140339051 gene encoding oocyte zinc finger protein XlCOF8.4-like isoform X1: protein MEDTMTERILNLTLEIIYLLSGQSCSPVKSGDHLTIMVPPCHSMKPERDNVKKILEVITKMVELLMGEGGVEGDVMDNQPSLWSWDPPDEAPSDERSPFCKEEPLEEWNSTHIVLQPPKDLPHLVSVGMKKEPDLGENVISRIIEHPSISEEGNLLHTDVSMDRDLPLSNVSTHHLHMRVKEELFVSDEPFQEPHVSPPCPPSLVPQEASSEEVTDRAAVCFKLNVVDPQGVLGNKKLRQILPKPTDNAASSRQVCCTECGKSFQNNEDLIQHLKVHSDETYQCSDCGYCFSKPYSLVIHRRVIHGGLRPFSCPECWKSFSTKSQLTKHGRTHTRPKPYSCPECGKFFISSHTLLKHQKIHTGEKNFICSECGKSFRTRSEMTIHQRVHTGEKPYPCSECNKRCSSRSDLIKHQRTHTGLKPYTCPECGKSYGRRFTLTQHLKTHMVEKPSFRVDSRMGFPMDSVLPNPI, encoded by the exons ATGGAGGACACCATGACCGAGAGGATACTCAATCtgaccctggagatcatctacctgctgagcGGACAG AGTTGTTCTCCCGTGAAGTCAGGTGACCATCTGACCATCATGGTTCCTCCATGTCACTCCATGAAACCCGAGAGAGACAACGTGAAGAAGATTCTAGAAGTTATCACCAAGATGGTGGAGCTGCTGATGGGGGAG GGAGGTGTAGAAGGAGATGTGATGGACAATCAGCCGTCCCTCTGGTCATGGG ATCCTCCAGATGAAGCTCCATCTGATGAGAGATCTCCATTCTGTAAGGAGGAGCCCCTGGAGGAATGGAATTCCACCCACATTGTCCTCCAACCACCAAAAGACCTCCCCCACCTTGTATCTGTTGGTATGAAGAAGGAACCAGACCTAGGTGAAAATGTAATAAGTCGTATTATTGAGCATCCCTCCATATCTGAGGAGGGAAATCTTCTCCACACTGACGTCTCGATGGATAGAGACCTTCCACTCTCCAATGTGTCTACACACCACTTACATATGCGGGTTAAGGAGGAACTCTTTGTTTCTGATGAACCTTTCCAAGAACCTCATGTTTCCCCTCCATGTCCACCAAGTCTTGTTCCTCAGGAGGCCTCCTCGGAAGAAGTTACAGATAGAGCCGCAGTTTGTTTCAAGTTGAATGTTGTGGACCCTCAGGGAGTTCTCGGAAATAAAAAGCTGAGACAGATCCTCCCAAAGCCTACTGATAATGCAGCAAGCAGTAGACAGGTTTGTTGTACTGAGTGTGGGAAGTCTTTCCAGAACAATGAAGATCTTATTCAGCACCTCAAGGTTCACTCAGACGAGACTTATCAATGCTCAGATTGTGGGTATTGTTTTAGCAAACCATACAGTCTAGTTATACACCGCAGAGTCATCCATGGAGGCTTGAGGCCTTTTTCTTGTCCCGAGTGCTGGAAGAGTTTTTCCACCAAGTCCCAACTGACTAAGCATGGCAGGACCCACACTAGACCTAAGCCGTATTCAtgccctgagtgtgggaaatTCTTTATCTCCAGCCACACCCTTTTAAAACACCAGAAGATTCATACAGGTGAGAAAAATTTTATTTGCTCTGAGTGCGGGAAGAGTTTTCGTACTCGGTCAGAAATGACCATTCATCAGAGAGTTCATACAGGAGAAAAACCTTATCCGTGTTCTGAATGTAACAAACGCTGTTCCAGCAGATCTGATCTGATCAAGCACCAGAGGACTCACACCGGACTGAAGCCATACACCTGCCCAGAGTGCGGCAAGAGTTATGGCAGACGCTTCACCCTCACCCAACATCTGAAGACTCATATGGTGGAGAAACCCTCATTCCGTGTGGACTCCAGGATGGGATTTCCCATGGACTCCGTTTTGCCAAACCCCATATGA
- the LOC140339051 gene encoding oocyte zinc finger protein XlCOF8.4-like isoform X2 — protein MEDTMTERILNLTLEIIYLLSGKSCSPVKSGDHLTIMVPPCHSMKPERDNVKKILEVITKMVELLMGEGGVEGDVMDNQPSLWSWDPPDEAPSDERSPFCKEEPLEEWNSTHIVLQPPKDLPHLVSVGMKKEPDLGENVISRIIEHPSISEEGNLLHTDVSMDRDLPLSNVSTHHLHMRVKEELFVSDEPFQEPHVSPPCPPSLVPQEASSEEVTDRAAVCFKLNVVDPQGVLGNKKLRQILPKPTDNAASSRQVCCTECGKSFQNNEDLIQHLKVHSDETYQCSDCGYCFSKPYSLVIHRRVIHGGLRPFSCPECWKSFSTKSQLTKHGRTHTRPKPYSCPECGKFFISSHTLLKHQKIHTGEKNFICSECGKSFRTRSEMTIHQRVHTGEKPYPCSECNKRCSSRSDLIKHQRTHTGLKPYTCPECGKSYGRRFTLTQHLKTHMVEKPSFRVDSRMGFPMDSVLPNPI, from the exons AGTTGTTCTCCCGTGAAGTCAGGTGACCATCTGACCATCATGGTTCCTCCATGTCACTCCATGAAACCCGAGAGAGACAACGTGAAGAAGATTCTAGAAGTTATCACCAAGATGGTGGAGCTGCTGATGGGGGAG GGAGGTGTAGAAGGAGATGTGATGGACAATCAGCCGTCCCTCTGGTCATGGG ATCCTCCAGATGAAGCTCCATCTGATGAGAGATCTCCATTCTGTAAGGAGGAGCCCCTGGAGGAATGGAATTCCACCCACATTGTCCTCCAACCACCAAAAGACCTCCCCCACCTTGTATCTGTTGGTATGAAGAAGGAACCAGACCTAGGTGAAAATGTAATAAGTCGTATTATTGAGCATCCCTCCATATCTGAGGAGGGAAATCTTCTCCACACTGACGTCTCGATGGATAGAGACCTTCCACTCTCCAATGTGTCTACACACCACTTACATATGCGGGTTAAGGAGGAACTCTTTGTTTCTGATGAACCTTTCCAAGAACCTCATGTTTCCCCTCCATGTCCACCAAGTCTTGTTCCTCAGGAGGCCTCCTCGGAAGAAGTTACAGATAGAGCCGCAGTTTGTTTCAAGTTGAATGTTGTGGACCCTCAGGGAGTTCTCGGAAATAAAAAGCTGAGACAGATCCTCCCAAAGCCTACTGATAATGCAGCAAGCAGTAGACAGGTTTGTTGTACTGAGTGTGGGAAGTCTTTCCAGAACAATGAAGATCTTATTCAGCACCTCAAGGTTCACTCAGACGAGACTTATCAATGCTCAGATTGTGGGTATTGTTTTAGCAAACCATACAGTCTAGTTATACACCGCAGAGTCATCCATGGAGGCTTGAGGCCTTTTTCTTGTCCCGAGTGCTGGAAGAGTTTTTCCACCAAGTCCCAACTGACTAAGCATGGCAGGACCCACACTAGACCTAAGCCGTATTCAtgccctgagtgtgggaaatTCTTTATCTCCAGCCACACCCTTTTAAAACACCAGAAGATTCATACAGGTGAGAAAAATTTTATTTGCTCTGAGTGCGGGAAGAGTTTTCGTACTCGGTCAGAAATGACCATTCATCAGAGAGTTCATACAGGAGAAAAACCTTATCCGTGTTCTGAATGTAACAAACGCTGTTCCAGCAGATCTGATCTGATCAAGCACCAGAGGACTCACACCGGACTGAAGCCATACACCTGCCCAGAGTGCGGCAAGAGTTATGGCAGACGCTTCACCCTCACCCAACATCTGAAGACTCATATGGTGGAGAAACCCTCATTCCGTGTGGACTCCAGGATGGGATTTCCCATGGACTCCGTTTTGCCAAACCCCATATGA
- the LOC140339051 gene encoding uncharacterized protein isoform X3, whose protein sequence is MSLHETRERQREEDSRSYHQDGGAADGGDPPDEAPSDERSPFCKEEPLEEWNSTHIVLQPPKDLPHLVSVGMKKEPDLGENVISRIIEHPSISEEGNLLHTDVSMDRDLPLSNVSTHHLHMRVKEELFVSDEPFQEPHVSPPCPPSLVPQEASSEEVTDRAAVCFKLNVVDPQGVLGNKKLRQILPKPTDNAASSRQVCCTECGKSFQNNEDLIQHLKVHSDETYQCSDCGYCFSKPYSLVIHRRVIHGGLRPFSCPECWKSFSTKSQLTKHGRTHTRPKPYSCPECGKFFISSHTLLKHQKIHTGEKNFICSECGKSFRTRSEMTIHQRVHTGEKPYPCSECNKRCSSRSDLIKHQRTHTGLKPYTCPECGKSYGRRFTLTQHLKTHMVEKPSFRVDSRMGFPMDSVLPNPI, encoded by the exons ATGTCACTCCATGAAACCCGAGAGAGACAACGTGAAGAAGATTCTAGAAGTTATCACCAAGATGGTGGAGCTGCTGATGGGGGAG ATCCTCCAGATGAAGCTCCATCTGATGAGAGATCTCCATTCTGTAAGGAGGAGCCCCTGGAGGAATGGAATTCCACCCACATTGTCCTCCAACCACCAAAAGACCTCCCCCACCTTGTATCTGTTGGTATGAAGAAGGAACCAGACCTAGGTGAAAATGTAATAAGTCGTATTATTGAGCATCCCTCCATATCTGAGGAGGGAAATCTTCTCCACACTGACGTCTCGATGGATAGAGACCTTCCACTCTCCAATGTGTCTACACACCACTTACATATGCGGGTTAAGGAGGAACTCTTTGTTTCTGATGAACCTTTCCAAGAACCTCATGTTTCCCCTCCATGTCCACCAAGTCTTGTTCCTCAGGAGGCCTCCTCGGAAGAAGTTACAGATAGAGCCGCAGTTTGTTTCAAGTTGAATGTTGTGGACCCTCAGGGAGTTCTCGGAAATAAAAAGCTGAGACAGATCCTCCCAAAGCCTACTGATAATGCAGCAAGCAGTAGACAGGTTTGTTGTACTGAGTGTGGGAAGTCTTTCCAGAACAATGAAGATCTTATTCAGCACCTCAAGGTTCACTCAGACGAGACTTATCAATGCTCAGATTGTGGGTATTGTTTTAGCAAACCATACAGTCTAGTTATACACCGCAGAGTCATCCATGGAGGCTTGAGGCCTTTTTCTTGTCCCGAGTGCTGGAAGAGTTTTTCCACCAAGTCCCAACTGACTAAGCATGGCAGGACCCACACTAGACCTAAGCCGTATTCAtgccctgagtgtgggaaatTCTTTATCTCCAGCCACACCCTTTTAAAACACCAGAAGATTCATACAGGTGAGAAAAATTTTATTTGCTCTGAGTGCGGGAAGAGTTTTCGTACTCGGTCAGAAATGACCATTCATCAGAGAGTTCATACAGGAGAAAAACCTTATCCGTGTTCTGAATGTAACAAACGCTGTTCCAGCAGATCTGATCTGATCAAGCACCAGAGGACTCACACCGGACTGAAGCCATACACCTGCCCAGAGTGCGGCAAGAGTTATGGCAGACGCTTCACCCTCACCCAACATCTGAAGACTCATATGGTGGAGAAACCCTCATTCCGTGTGGACTCCAGGATGGGATTTCCCATGGACTCCGTTTTGCCAAACCCCATATGA